TGGTTTCTTAGTTGGACTTGCAGCTGCTGTTGGACCCGTATTAACTATCATCGGTAAAGTTGGTCCGATACTAAAGGTAGTAGCAGTTGCTTTAAAAGGCGTCGGTGCTGCTGGTGCTATTGCAGGGATTGGTATTAATGCTGCAACCTTAGGCATTGGTGCTTTGATTGCGATTGTAGTTATGGCTCTAATGCGTAGCGAAAAGTTCAAAGAATTATTAGAAAAACTCATGGAGACTTTTATGAGACTCCTAGAACCTATCATGAAGATAGTTGAAGTTTTAATGGATGCATTAATGCCTATCGTTGAGATAGTTATCAATATATTCACAAGACTTATCGACATATTAGTGCCGATCATCGATATGATCTTAGCTCCAATGATTAAACAACTCGAGTTTTTAGGTAATATTTTTGAGATGATATCACCATTAATTGAAATGGTTGGTAATGTTTTACAAGCAATCCTAGTTCCTGCATTTAAGGCATTAGAGTTCATTTTAAACCCGATATTAGACATATTAGAAACGATTATTGGATTCTTCACAAAGATATTTGATTTTGCTGGTAGTGTTGGAGATGTTGTTGGTGGTGCATTAGGCGGTATTGGTGATACGATTGGAAATGTTGTCGGTGGTATTGGTAATTTTATCGGAGATGTTGCAGGTAAAGTTGGCGATTTTGTTGGCGGTGTAGCTGATAAAGTCACTGGAATTGCTTCAAATGTGGTTGATACGGTATCGAACTTTGCAGGTGGTGCAATTAAAGGCGTAACAGATGTTGCAAACAATATCGTCGATGGCGTTTCTAACTTTGCTAATAACACCAAAGAAAAGGTCGGTGGCATATTCGGTAAGGTTGGCGGTTGGTTCAGTGATACATTTAATCTGAAAAAGACTTCGAATACAAGTAACCAAACGTCCAATAAGAGCACAACCAATAATGCAATCACCATCAATACATCATCATCCACATTCGATATTGATTCAATCAACAGAGCGTTAGGTGGTAAGTTTATATGACAAGAAGATTTTACTTAGAGAATGAACATGGCCAACAATTCCATTTTAAGTATCACAGTGGTGTCTTACTATCGAATGTTATAGGATTAGGTTTTCAACTCAATATGACGTACTTGAAATATGGCAATATCCATAAAACAGTCAAAAGAGAAACGCCTTTAACAGAAATAAGTGGACTACTAAACTTCATGGATGGGTATCAAGGTTATCAACGATTTATCGACTACTTAAATCAAGGTCGAGATAATTTGAAACTATACTATGTTTCCAATGACATAAAGTATGTTCACGCTGACGTGGTTTCATTAAGTAAAGCAGAGATAAAAGCTGGATTACTAAGCTGTGAAATCACATTGAATAAGAAGAGTTATTGGATTAAAGAAAGACAAATCATCATTGACATAACTGAAGTCCTTGATGGCAAAGTTTATCCTTACCCATATGATTACACGTATCAGATTACACAAGAAGGACAAACCACGATTGATGTGGGTGGTTCATTTAATGCAAATGTGATTATTGAAATGGAAGGGTCAGTCGATCATCCAGAGATCAATGTGATCCAAAATGGGACACTAGTCTCAAGTCTAAGACTGAACTTAGTTGAAGAAGATATCAAAATACAAATATCATCCGTAGCAGACAATAAGTATTTGAAGATGATTAAGAATGACATTGAAACAGATATCTATGCATATCAGGATTTTGAGAAGGATAATTTTATCGAATTAAAACCAGGTAGAAATACATTAGAGTTTAAATCTGGTGTGATGGAAGATACGTTATGTAAAGTTCATATCTTTGAATACCATCTGGGGTGATTGTTATGGACTTAATTATATTAGATCACTTGAGTTTCACATATAAAGATCATGCTTACATTGGTGATGATTTTGAAATTATCCATGACATCGTTATTACACAAAAATCCCATTTCAAGATTAACAAAAGCAAACTAAATGTTGCAGTTGGTGATTATGTTTATGTAAAAGAAGATGGTGGTTACTTTGGTATCGTAGAAAATATCGAAGATGAAAAAACGCATCTTGTTATTGCAAGTGTTGATTTCAAAGAGCTATTAAAAGTTGAAGTGTTAGTCGAAAGTTTCAACGGTAATGTGGCAACATATATAGAAGAAATCATTAGAAAAACATATCTTCAAAACAGTGACACCAAACAAAACTTAAACTACCTAAGCATCAGTGTGGAAACATCGAAGCTGGGTAGTTTTGTTTTTGATGCTGATAAAGTTATGACGATTTATGAACTGTTGGAACTGGCTAACCGGATGTATGGTGTTTATATCAAACATGAAGTGATATTTAATGACGGAAGTTTTAGTGGAATATTAATAAGAATCGTTAATGTGACAAGAGGCTTAAAAATAAAAGCAGATAGCCTCATCTTAGAAGACTTAATCATCAATGATTCAAGCAAAGAAAGCACGAATAAAGCCATATATTATCCAAAGACAAGTAACTTATTTTTTAAGGATACGGTTATATATTACCTATTAACCGATGGCACTATAACAAAAGATAATACAAGTAATCTAAGATATCCAAAAGTCATATCAAAAGTTGAAACATATTCAGATAATGATTACTTAGATTTGGATACAAAAGTTCGCTCAGTTCTCAGTATTGATAAAACAGATCATCAAATTAGTTTTATGATCCAAAAAAAGAATCACTCATTAGATATCTTAAGAACATTAGAGATTGGTGATTTTGTTGAATTCATTCATAAGGGCAAACGGTATGATTCATTGGTTACCGGTATTAAGTATGTGAGCACTTTTGAAGTAGCAACCATCACACTTGGTGAGTATCGTTTAAAACTCACTGAGAAGATTCAAATTTTAAGCAAAAACGTAAATAGTAAGGTAGGGAATGTCACAGTGAATAATAGTGGATATTCTGATTTAGATGGAGGAGAGTTTTAATGGGAGTTCAAAAAATAACCTTTGATGGTTCAAGCGTCACATCAAAACATGATGCAGATTTAAATGACTTTATATTTTCAGTTGGAACAGGTGTCCTCTTAGGTAGTAGGAATAGTGTGTTTTATACGCTTGCTAATAACACCATTACATTTGAGGATGGTTATGTCATGGTTCAAGGTAGGTTAATCTATATTGAAAATAATACCCAAGTCATCGTTACACCAAATGCAAATCGACTAGGATATGTGGTTTTGAATGTAGATTTAACCAATAATGAAGTCTCAATCTATGTAAAAGAACAAGCATCGACTTATCCTAATTTAGTTCAAAATGACTTAAGTAGTGGTCAAGGTCAGTATGAGTTTGCATTATGTGCCTATTCCAAAACAACCACATCTGTAACACTAAATAACCAGTTTAATAGACAAACCTTATTGAATGCGGATAGTCTGGTCTACAACCTTGAACAAAAGATTAGAAATCAAACATCACCAACCATCATTAATCCGACATTCATTTCTCAAGGTGTGTATAGGATAAGTAATTATTATTCAAATGACTTAATGAGAGCATTCATCATGATTGTATTAAGCAATGGAACGGTCGTGAATTTACCAGGACCTTTGATATTTGAAGTGCTGGGTTCTAATACTTCTGTAGGTTACACTTACAACGGTATGTCATACTCAATGTTTGTTTCATATCAAAATGGCAATACAACCTTTTCATGTGGTTCGACTACACATACAATTAGTCGAGTTGTTATATATCGTTTCTAAGGAGGAAATAAAACATGGCAGTTATACAAATTAAAAGAAGAACGTCTGCTGGTACAGGACCCATTGTAGGCACAGCAGGCACAATTAAAGCCGGTGAACCATTAGTTGACTTAAACGGCACGAATTTATATATCTCAAAAGCAGATAAAACAGGTTCTAGTGCGAATCCATTAACAAGTAATGATTATATCGAATTTGCAAGTAAAGCTAATGCTGAAGCTACGATGGATTCAAAGATTAGTGCACTTGGACTTGGAACAGCATCCAAAAAGAATACAGGTACAACAAATGGTACGGTGCCTTTAATTGGTGCAGATGGAAAACTTCCAACCTCAATCATTCCAGCAGTGAGCCCTGTAACAAGCGTTAATAGTAAAACTGGTGCTGTAGTTATCACATTATCAGAACTAGGTGGAGTTGCAACATCTACTTATAATGCACACGTATCAAGTAATCTTCACTTAACTGATGACCAAAGAACAAAGATTGCTAATGTGAAAAATGTTGCCTTGATGCAAGGTGTAGGTGCTAAGTTCGATACGACAAAGGCATCATTCGATGCATCAGTTCTTGATAATGGATTAGTACTCCATAGTATTCAGGATACAAACTATAATCCAGTTAAAACTTTTTATTACATTGGTATTGATAAAACAAAAGTACTCACACCAACATCGGTTATTGATGGTGGAACATACTAATGGCTATCATCAGAGTTAAAAGAGGCACATCGGTTCCAACCACAAGCCATTTGACTCAAGTTGGTGAGCTGGGTTTCGATACAACAAATAATGAATTATATATTAGAGGTAACAGTAGTGTTATTAAAATAGGTGGTGGATTCTCATTGCTATATGAGGGCAATCTTTCGATACCTACGACCATTACAGCTAATAACATTACGCTCAATAGATCGATTAATCTATATGATAAGATCCTAGCGTTTGAGGTTAGAGCAGTTACAGCCACAGATTCTTATGAAACACATATTGTTTACGGTAGGATGGGTACGAATAGCACAACATCAGCAAGTCCAACATACGATAGACTTTATTCATGGACTACCTTCGATGGCCAATATTTCAAAACACATTCATTCAAAGCATATGTTTCAAACTCAATCTCAAATACGATGACGATTGGATATTTAAGACATTTGATTGGAAACTTTAGTGGCACATCAATCGCATGGACTACGAACACATCAACAACTGTTTACTTAGAACGTATTTGGTTGGTTAACTAGGATGGCATATACTTTAACGATCCATAGTATAAGTCCTACAACTGCATCAAATACAGGAAACATTGGTTTAGTGATTAATTTCACATTATCAGGTAGTGGGTTTTCACTTCCTGGTTTTTCTTTAAGTCTGTATGATGCACTAACCGGTGGTACCTATGTAAAGTCTCTATATTATGATGACACTAATGATTTACAAAGTGGTATGGCATATAGTGTTTCATTTTCTGGAGTTAGCCCAGGAACCTATTATATTGAAGTATTTTTTAAAGCACCAGGATCAACAAGAAGAGCCATCACGATTACAGGTTCATCGAGTGCTACTGAACTCATTACACTAAATGGTAGTAAAGTCACATCAAACTCGCTAAATGGGAGTCAAATTACAAATGAAACAGTTAATGGAGCCAAAGTATATGGCTCTTAATAAGAGGAGGAATATAAAATGGCAATAATTAAAAAC
The genomic region above belongs to Paracholeplasma morum and contains:
- a CDS encoding phage distal tail protein domain-containing protein; translation: MTRRFYLENEHGQQFHFKYHSGVLLSNVIGLGFQLNMTYLKYGNIHKTVKRETPLTEISGLLNFMDGYQGYQRFIDYLNQGRDNLKLYYVSNDIKYVHADVVSLSKAEIKAGLLSCEITLNKKSYWIKERQIIIDITEVLDGKVYPYPYDYTYQITQEGQTTIDVGGSFNANVIIEMEGSVDHPEINVIQNGTLVSSLRLNLVEEDIKIQISSVADNKYLKMIKNDIETDIYAYQDFEKDNFIELKPGRNTLEFKSGVMEDTLCKVHIFEYHLG